TGTTTACTGATGGCTCGCTGGATACGCTGCTGATGTGGGTCGCACTTGCCACCATGATTGTTGGTATTTTGGGCGCCATGGCGCAGACCGACATCAAACGTCTGTTGTCCTTTACTCTGGTCAGCCATATTGGTTACATGATCTTTGGTGTCGCACTGGGCACCGCGCAGGGCCTGTCCGGTGCGATCTTCTATGCCGTACACCACATTCTGGTGCAAACAGCCCTGTTCCTGGTGGTAGGCCTTATCGAAAGGCAATCCGGCACCTCATCGCTGCGGCGCCTAGGTTCCTTGCTGTACACAGCACCAGTTATTTCGATTCTGTACTTCATCCCTGCCATCAACCTCGGCGGAATCCCGCCGTTCTCTGGCTTCATGGGCAAGATTTTGCTTCTACAAGCCGGCGCAAACGAAGGCTCTTGGTTGGCGTGGGTTCTTATCGGCGGCGCCGTTGTGACATCGCTTTTGACCTTGTACGTCATGGTGTTGGTCTGGTCCAAGGGCTTCCTCCGCGACCGCGCAGACGCCCCAGAGGGCCACGTGGCGCTGGCGCGTCCCGCACCGCTTGCCGATATCACCGACGAAGTCGAATACTCCGAACGAGCCGATGTGGGCCGCCTGCCATTTGGCATGTTTGCTTCCACCGCGCTGCTGGTCACCGCATCCACCGTGATTACCTTCGTGGCGGGTCCGGTCTCCGGCATTACTTCGCGTTCTGCGGAGTCCGCACAAGACCAAACCATCTACCAAGATGCGGTCTTGGGTGAGCACTATGACAACCCGACCCGTCACCTGGATCCGCAAGATCGTTATGTCGATGGGGACTCCATTGAAAACCGCGACCACCTCCTGCCCGAACCAGAACCGGCAGCCAATGGTTCAAATACAAATAGCGATACTGGCACCGATAACGCCACCGAGTCTGGGGAGGATGAGCAGTGAGTCAACTATTAACCGGCGCACGCCACCGCTTCCGCCCAACATTTGTTCTGTGGCTGACCATCATGTGGTGTCTGCTCATGGGCGAAGTCACCTGGGCTAATGTCTTCAGCGGCATGCTCGTGGGCCTCGGCATTGTCTTCTTCCTGCCGCTGCCCGCCATGCCGATTAGTGACGTCAAGGTCTCTTGGGGCCGGCTGATTCGCTACCTGTTCGTCTGGACGGGTGAGCTGCTGTGGGCTTCGGTCAAGGTCGCATGGGTTGCGGTTCGCCCGGGTGAGAAGCCAAAGAACGCTATTTTGCGCGCTCCGATGCGCGTGGAAAATGAGTTGGTCTTCAGCTTCGCCGTCGTCATGTACAACCTGCAACCAGGCGGCACCGTGGCGGAGATTGATATTGCTAACCGCATGCTCACCGTGCACGTCCTGGACGCCACTACCGAGTCAGATATCGACCGTGAAATCGGCAACCTGGTCAGCCTGGAACGCCGCATGATTTCCATCTTCGAAGGGAAACACGCCTAATGGATCCCGCACTCTACAACACGTTTCTATCCATCGCCGCGGCGATGTTCGTCGTGTCCTTCCTGCTGACCACCTGGCGTATTGTCAAAGGTCCAAACTCCATGGACCGCTTGGTTGGTATGGACGGCTTTATCGCGATGTTCCAGTGCGCCATGGCCGTCTACATTTGTTGGACGCTTGATACCACGGTGTCGAACGCCATGTTGGTGGTCGCGCTGCTGGGCTTTATCTCCACCGTTTCGGTCACACGCTTTAGAAAGAGGGACAACTAATGAGTTACGCACTAATTGCCGATATCGTCTCCCTCGTCCTTATTTTCGCAGGTGCCCTGCTGGTTTTGTCCGCCGCGATTGGTGTGGCGCGATTCCAGGATCCAATGTCACGTATTCACTTCGTCACAAAACCTCAAACTGTGGGCCTAGTGTTTACTATTCTGGGAGCTGGAATTCGCGTTACGGGATCAGAATCCTTTGGCGTCGCTGAGCGCGGCGACTTAGGTATCTTGTTCCTGCTGGTAGTTTTTGCCATGGCAACGAGCCCGGTTACGGCTCAGCGCATGACGCGTATTTCGCGCCGCGAAGGTCTTTACTCCGACGATGCCAACATGTCGCGTAATGACCAGCCTGCCTCCAAGCAGATGCGGCGCAAGTAGCGCACTGGGTGCGTTACTTTCACGGCGTACCCTTTTTGGCTGAATAGGCCAAACTTGCATTGTAAGGATAGATATTGTGAAAAAGATCTGGGGGGCTCCCTCCTTAGCGCTTGCCCTGGCGGTATTTGCTGTGTGGACAGTCTTTCGGATTTTCAACTTCGACGGGGAGCACGCGCTGAAGTGGCGCGTGCCGCTGGATCTGAAAATCTACGTGCTAGCTGGCTCTGAAGTAGCCGATGGCCAGCTGCTCTATGACAACGCATATATCGGGGACTTGCCGTTTACTTATCCACCATTTGCTGGTGCAGTGTTTACGGCGCTGAGCTATATCAGCGACAACTGGATCATCATCCTATGGCAGCTCGGTATGGGGCTCGCGCTGTTTTTCATTTTCCTCTTAGTCTTCCGCGAGCGCGGCTACGGCTTCCACCCCGTCAACTGGTTGCTCAGTGCGCTGCTGACGGTTGCTGCTCTGGCCTGCCAGCCGTTCCAGGGCACCTTGCACTTTGGCCAGATCAACATCTTTTTGATGTTGCTGGTCGCTCTCGACTTCCTGCCCAAGCACCGCCTGCCCGGCATCGGAATCGGCCTAGCTGCCGGCCTGAAACTCACCCCGGCGTTTCTCGGCCTCGTGCTGTTGTTCCAGCGCCGCTGGTGGGCCGCTGGCATTTCCATCCTGACTTTCCTAGTTACCGTCACAGTTGGCTTTTGGGTCATTCCTGACGCCAGTGACTTCTGGATGCGCGCTATCTTTGACTCCTCCCGCGTGGGCGACCACACCAACCCCGGCGCGCAATCAATCCGATCGCTAATGGAGCGTGAGTTCGGCATTGAGGGCGGCATCTGGTGGATTCTCGCAGTGCTCATCGTATTCGCACTGACCTGTTTTGCCGTCTACATCGCGTGCAAGCGCCGCAATACGACCGTCGCGATGGCGCTCACCGGTATCTCTTCGTGTCTCGTCTCCCCATTTTCTTGGTTCCACCACTGGGTATGGGTGTTGCCGCTGCTGTTGGCTATCTTGCTCACGGTCAATGACTGGCTGGGTCATCGACTCAAAGGTATCTTCGGCGCACAGTTCGCAGGTCTTGCGTCCTTCGTGGTGATGATTATCTTCGCGCTGCCTTATGTCGCCAAGGTTGTCTGGGACGGCACGTCTTACCAACGTATGGATGACGCGCATTCCTGGGGCGCGCTCGCCTTTACCGGCACGGGCATCATCTTCATTGCCTGCTACGCCCTGACAGGACTGTTGGACGCTGTTAAAAAGCGTTCGGCTTAAGCAAGATCCTTCCGGTTTCTAAGTATCACGCTTAGAAACCAAGCGGGGTGAGCGTATCCAGCTCATCACAGGTCATATCCACAACGGACTTCCAGTCGCCGCTGGTTTCAAACTGCGTACGCTGGCGCTCATAACCGGCGCCGCGCTCAATGATTTCGAGCACCAACTCCAGCTCCCGCACACAGCCCAGCTCGCACGCAAGCGGTGTTAGCTGCTCCACCATGTCGGTGAGTTCATCTTCCACCCAGCGTTCATCGGTTTCACGCGAGGCAATCACCAAAGCATCCATGCCGTAGCGCGCAGCGCGCCACTTGTTTTCGGCCACGTGCCAAGGCTGCAGCGTTGGCAGCTGCTCACCGGCATCAATCATGCGGTCATAGTGCACCACCAGGCAGTGCGTGAGCGCCACGACAGCGGAAAGCTCGCGCAGATTCGACGCCGCATCCGAGACGCGCACCTCAATAGTGCCCCACTTGGAGGCAGGGCGAATATCAAAGTGCATGGAACCGGTGTGGTTAATCACGCCGGAAATGGACTGGTCCCGCATGTAGTCCTGCCACTGCTGCCAGTTCTCAAACTGGTACGGCATGCCGGCGGTCGGCAGCTGTTGGTACAGCATGGTGCGGTTGGAGGCATAGCCGGTATCAATCCCGTCCCAGCCCGGTGAGCACGCCGAAATGGCCAACAGGTGCGGATATTTGGTCATCAACGCGTTAATAATTGGCCACACGCGGTCCTCGTGGGAAATGCCCACGTGCACATGCGTGCCCCACAGCAGCATCTGCTGCCCCCAGTACTGGGTGCGGTTAATAATCTCCGAATAAGTCTGCTTTTCTGAGACCGGGTTCTTGCGAAAATCCGAGAACGGGTGCCCGCCGGATGCCCACACGCGCATTCCGCGTTCTTCCGCTGCGGCCTGAACCGCGCGGATTCCGGTGTGAAGCTCAGCTATTGCCTCAGGAACGCTGTGGCAAATGCCGGTGACTAGCTCAACGGTGTTTTGGAGAAATTCCTTCTCCAGGTGGATCTCCGGCGCGGACTGCGCAACGGCATCCACAATTTCGGACGCACGGGGGACAAGGTCGCGGGTTGAGGGGTCAACCAGCGCTACTTCCCACTCGACCCCCAGCGTTGGCTGCGGGGAGCGGGCGAAGGTCTCTTCGGCGTATTCCGTGTTACTCACTAGTCTATCGTACCCAGCCGCGGGTCTTCCGGGCCGGATTACATTCCTCTTTGCTAGTTCTCCGTCAGAACCAGGGTGACACCATCGCGGGTGTTATCAGGCAGAGTGTCGATGTTCTCGCGTGCTACGCCGTTGAATTCATCAGCAATCTCGCGAGCAACGCGTTCTGCGTCGGCGTTACCAGCGGGAAAGAACACAGTAGTCTCTGGTAGAACATCGTCGGCGAAGTTACCCACCTCGCCCAGTTCGCGGCCGTCAGCACGCAGGCGGTCGGAGACATCAGCCGCCAGACCCTGGGTAACAGAGTTATTGAGCACGTTAATCTTCAACGGTGCGGGCGCAGCAGCGTTGCCGGAGCCAGTGCTTCCCGATGCCCCCTCGCGTCCTTCACCTTCGCGCTCAGCATCGGCGGGCTGGCCTTCGCTCTCAGCACCCTCTGCTCCTTCAGCCCCGGCGCCCTCAGCACCCTCGTTGTTTTCAGGAGCGATCGCCTCCGCGGACTGCTGCGCGGTATCAGCACCAACGGTGCCTGGTTCCGGCGCATTTGCATCGCCCGCCTGCTGCTCAGACTGCTGGTTGGTGTCTTCAGCCGCCTGCTCAGAACCATTATCTTGGGTAAAGGCGTAGAGCGCCCACAGGCCGAACATGACGGCGACGGCGATTAGCACCATCGCAAAGCCGCGCAACGGCAACGTGGTGCCAGCAGCAGTGCCACCTTCAGCGCCGTCAGATGGTTGGGTAGGTTCTTGTGCGGAATTATCTACAGTCTCATTAGTCACATGAGTAACACTAATGCTCAGGTTGAGGGTTTCCGTGTGCGGCACGCCGAATATCCTCGCGTTCTCCACGTTTTCTCAACAGCCTTTTCACTAACACCGGGTTATAAGCCAACGCAGCCGGCAGCTCAACAATCACATTGAGCCGTTGGTGGTAGCGCACCGGCGAAATATCCAGCTCAGCGCGAATAGCTTTTTCTTTCAGGGCGATGGTTTTCGGGGCGCGCGCCTCAAAGTCCAGGATCTGCTGATCAATCGCGCTCAAATCATTAAGCCCGTTACTGTTGTGTGCGCTAGTCATGCCTAAACTGTATGCCATGACTATCCGCGCAATTGTGATCCACGGCGACCCTGTTCTTCATAACCCCACTGAACCAGTCACCGAACCTATTGATTCCCCTGAACTGCAAACCCTCATTGCAGATATGTATGAGACCATGGCCGCAGCCAACGGCGTAGGGCTTGCAGCCAACCAGGTTGGCATTAGCAAGCGCCTGTTTGTGTATGACTGCCCTGATGATGACGGCCACATGCACCGCGGCTGCGTTATCAACCCCGTGCTGGAGACCTCAGAGATCCCAGAGACCATGCCAGCCGATGACGGCAGCGAAGACGAAGGCTGTCTTTCCGTCCCAGGAGAGGGCTTTCCCACCGGCCGCGCGGACTGGGCAAAGGTCACCGGCCTGAATGAGAAGGGCGAGGACATAGAGGTCGAGGGCACCGGCTTCTTCGCGCGCTGTCTGCAGCACGAGGTCGGCCACCTGGATGGTTTCGTCTACACCGATACT
This region of Corynebacterium casei LMG S-19264 genomic DNA includes:
- a CDS encoding monovalent cation/H(+) antiporter subunit G — encoded protein: MSYALIADIVSLVLIFAGALLVLSAAIGVARFQDPMSRIHFVTKPQTVGLVFTILGAGIRVTGSESFGVAERGDLGILFLLVVFAMATSPVTAQRMTRISRREGLYSDDANMSRNDQPASKQMRRK
- a CDS encoding glycosyltransferase 87 family protein, which encodes MKKIWGAPSLALALAVFAVWTVFRIFNFDGEHALKWRVPLDLKIYVLAGSEVADGQLLYDNAYIGDLPFTYPPFAGAVFTALSYISDNWIIILWQLGMGLALFFIFLLVFRERGYGFHPVNWLLSALLTVAALACQPFQGTLHFGQINIFLMLLVALDFLPKHRLPGIGIGLAAGLKLTPAFLGLVLLFQRRWWAAGISILTFLVTVTVGFWVIPDASDFWMRAIFDSSRVGDHTNPGAQSIRSLMEREFGIEGGIWWILAVLIVFALTCFAVYIACKRRNTTVAMALTGISSCLVSPFSWFHHWVWVLPLLLAILLTVNDWLGHRLKGIFGAQFAGLASFVVMIIFALPYVAKVVWDGTSYQRMDDAHSWGALAFTGTGIIFIACYALTGLLDAVKKRSA
- a CDS encoding DUF3263 domain-containing protein, encoding MTSAHNSNGLNDLSAIDQQILDFEARAPKTIALKEKAIRAELDISPVRYHQRLNVIVELPAALAYNPVLVKRLLRKRGEREDIRRAAHGNPQPEH
- a CDS encoding glutamate--cysteine ligase, whose protein sequence is MSNTEYAEETFARSPQPTLGVEWEVALVDPSTRDLVPRASEIVDAVAQSAPEIHLEKEFLQNTVELVTGICHSVPEAIAELHTGIRAVQAAAEERGMRVWASGGHPFSDFRKNPVSEKQTYSEIINRTQYWGQQMLLWGTHVHVGISHEDRVWPIINALMTKYPHLLAISACSPGWDGIDTGYASNRTMLYQQLPTAGMPYQFENWQQWQDYMRDQSISGVINHTGSMHFDIRPASKWGTIEVRVSDAASNLRELSAVVALTHCLVVHYDRMIDAGEQLPTLQPWHVAENKWRAARYGMDALVIASRETDERWVEDELTDMVEQLTPLACELGCVRELELVLEIIERGAGYERQRTQFETSGDWKSVVDMTCDELDTLTPLGF
- a CDS encoding Na+/H+ antiporter subunit E, with the translated sequence MSQLLTGARHRFRPTFVLWLTIMWCLLMGEVTWANVFSGMLVGLGIVFFLPLPAMPISDVKVSWGRLIRYLFVWTGELLWASVKVAWVAVRPGEKPKNAILRAPMRVENELVFSFAVVMYNLQPGGTVAEIDIANRMLTVHVLDATTESDIDREIGNLVSLERRMISIFEGKHA
- a CDS encoding Na+/H+ antiporter subunit D; this translates as MSDLIASYVELVLPYITYLIPMPVLIPVAGAALTLLLSRFRRAQSQIAFIMLALSSLVSLTLLAVADVDGIQTLQIGGWDAPVGITLVADRLSTVMLFTSSIVLFSVMWYAISQGVRDGGEDEPVTVFLPTYMLLTMGVNVSFLAGDLFNLYVGFEIFLVASYVLLTLGASPARVRAGVGYVMVSMVSSMIFLLGIGLTYAAVGTVNMAQIGIRIADIPEGTRTAIFGVLLVAFGIKAAVVPLDAWLPDSYPTAPALVTAVFAGLLTKVGVYSIIRMRSAVFTDGSLDTLLMWVALATMIVGILGAMAQTDIKRLLSFTLVSHIGYMIFGVALGTAQGLSGAIFYAVHHILVQTALFLVVGLIERQSGTSSLRRLGSLLYTAPVISILYFIPAINLGGIPPFSGFMGKILLLQAGANEGSWLAWVLIGGAVVTSLLTLYVMVLVWSKGFLRDRADAPEGHVALARPAPLADITDEVEYSERADVGRLPFGMFASTALLVTASTVITFVAGPVSGITSRSAESAQDQTIYQDAVLGEHYDNPTRHLDPQDRYVDGDSIENRDHLLPEPEPAANGSNTNSDTGTDNATESGEDEQ
- a CDS encoding monovalent cation/H+ antiporter complex subunit F; translated protein: MDPALYNTFLSIAAAMFVVSFLLTTWRIVKGPNSMDRLVGMDGFIAMFQCAMAVYICWTLDTTVSNAMLVVALLGFISTVSVTRFRKRDN
- a CDS encoding peptide deformylase; amino-acid sequence: MTIRAIVIHGDPVLHNPTEPVTEPIDSPELQTLIADMYETMAAANGVGLAANQVGISKRLFVYDCPDDDGHMHRGCVINPVLETSEIPETMPADDGSEDEGCLSVPGEGFPTGRADWAKVTGLNEKGEDIEVEGTGFFARCLQHEVGHLDGFVYTDTLIGRNKRAAKKTIKANGWNVPGLTWLPGEGADPFGHDDED
- a CDS encoding LytR C-terminal domain-containing protein, whose translation is MTNETVDNSAQEPTQPSDGAEGGTAAGTTLPLRGFAMVLIAVAVMFGLWALYAFTQDNGSEQAAEDTNQQSEQQAGDANAPEPGTVGADTAQQSAEAIAPENNEGAEGAGAEGAEGAESEGQPADAEREGEGREGASGSTGSGNAAAPAPLKINVLNNSVTQGLAADVSDRLRADGRELGEVGNFADDVLPETTVFFPAGNADAERVAREIADEFNGVARENIDTLPDNTRDGVTLVLTEN